A window of the Phragmites australis chromosome 20, lpPhrAust1.1, whole genome shotgun sequence genome harbors these coding sequences:
- the LOC133901904 gene encoding glutamate receptor 2.1-like: MFPRMPQATSLIRVPIRAKHFTDIDFATLVMERATQTILFLILFAHSGAAQNATETGGDEFPVGVILDLGTLVGKIAQTSIQMALEDFYAVHENYSTKLVLHIRDSNSNNVQAASAALDLMDSHNVQVIIGPQKSSQVSFVSDLGNKTKVPVISFTATSPSLFSGSLPYFVRATLNDSAQVNSIASLIKAYGWRQVVPIYEDTDYGRGIIPHLIDALQEIDARVPYRSVIPLSAASEQITQELYKLMTMQTRVFLVHMSSALASALFTKAKEVGMMNKGFVWVVTNGITNIIDSLNPSVVEAMNGALGIKFYAPKSEELDNFTTRWNRRFQIDNPNDPPLKLSIFGLWGYDTIWAVAQAVEKVGFNNSTSFQKPAVPRTSASLDILETSPYGPELLKTILQNKFRGLSGYFDLSERQLQVSTFQIINVVGKEWREIGFWTAENGISRQLNYGKSVTRYSGPVTDLNSVIWPGKSTEIPRGWEIPVSGNKLQVGVHRSMYTQFMTNEKNPITGAIKASGFSIDVFEEAVKRLPYALPYEYVAFDDTNDTGRAGYNDFVYQVYLQKYDIAIGDITISFNRTSYVDFTLPYTESGVAMVVPLRNSNNRNALVFLQPLSRDLWFKSIILFIYTGVVVWLLEFLGNKTNVRRLTVGKPGIMIFFSLFGDTDGVERFLSRTVLIVWVFCFLLLGSSYTANLTTMMTIQQFNSNVTDIHVLRKSGEYVGYRNGSYVGNLLKTLGFSKSKIKSYNSTDELKIALSMGSKNGGIAAYVHEVPYIKLFLAENSQAYTMVGPFYRTAGFGFALPKGSPLLGDISKAILDIVEGDTIIQIGKKWMGGYQDKHNNERLPSIPDQLTTDRFQVPFMFTAAVSTSSLLIAVITYLYEKKKERMTNMQGNQNGDGVEGNDKTQDGNERGRVQGHDQLEAGRDQNDQQQEETGSAVIYRNEKTLSSRVVHISSSARY, from the exons ATGTTTCCTAGAATGCCTCAAGCAACTAGCCTTATAAGAGTGCCTATAAGGGCAAAACACTTCACAGACATAGACTTTGCAACACTGGTAATGGAGAGAGCAACTCAAACCATCCTATTCCTAATACTCTTCGCCCATTCTGGTGCAGCTCAAAATGCTACCGAAACTGGAGGAGATGAATTCCCTGTCGGAGTGATCCTGGACTTGGGTACACTGGTGGGAAAAATAGCACAGACCAGCATTCAAATGGCCCTGGAAGATTTCTATGCAGTTCACGAAAACTACAGCACGAAGCTAGTGCTTCACATCAGGGACTCCAATAGCAATAACGTCCAAGCTGCATCAGCAG CTCTTGACCTGATGGATAGTCATAATGTGCAAGTTATCATAGGCCCGCAAAAATCTTCACAAGTTTCATTTGTATCAGACCTCGGAAATAAGACTAAGGTCCCGGTCATCTCCTTCACAGCAACAAGTCCATCTCTGTTCTCTGGTAGCCTTCCATATTTTGTTCGTGCAACATTGAATGACTCTGCACAAGTGAATAGCATTGCCTCCCTAATTAAAGCCTATGGGTGGAGACAAGTTGTGCCTATTTACGAAGACACAGACTATGGTAGAGGTATCATACCACATCTCATTGACGCCCTCCAAGAAATCGATGCCCGTGTTCCCTATCGAAGTGTGATCCCTCTGTCAGCAGCCAGTGAACAAATTACCCAAGAACTATATAAGTTGATGACAATGCAAACAAGGGTCTTTCTTGTACACATGTCATCTGCTTTAGCCTCAGCACTCTTCACAAAGGCGAAAGAGGTTGGTATGATGAACAAAGGATTTGTGTGGGTCGTGACAAATGGAATAACCAATATCATAGACTCGCTGAATCCTTCAGTTGTGGAAGCAATGAATGGTGCCTTGGGGATCAAGTTTTATGCTCCTAAATCAGAAGAACTCGACAACTTCACCACGAGATGGAACAGAAGATTCCAAATAGATAATCCAAATGACCCACCATTGAAACTAAGCATATTTGGACTGTGGGGCTACGATACTATATGGGCAGTAGCACAAGCAGTTGAAAAGGTTGGGTTTAACAACAGTACATCATTCCAAAAACCAGCAGTCCCCAGAACTTCAGCCAGCTTGGATATCTTGGAAACTTCTCCATACGGACCAGAACTCCTAAAGACCATCTTGCAAAATAAATTTAGAGGTTTGAGTGGATACTTTGATCTTTCAGAAAGGCAGCTGCAAGTCTCCACATTTCAAATAATAAATGTTGTTGGTAAAGAATGGAGAGAGATTGGATTTTGGACAGCTGAAAATGGTATTTCCAGGCAATTAAACTATGGCAAATCCGTGACACGGTATTCAGGGCCAGTTACTGATCTAAACAGTGTGATTTGGCCAGGAAAATCAACAGAGATACCAAGAGGGTGGGAAATTCCTGTAAGTGGGAATAAGCTTCAAGTTGGAGTGCACAGAAGTATGTACACACAATTTATGACAAACGAAAAGAATCCTATCACAGGGGCAATTAAAGCAAGTGGCTTTTCAATTGATGTATTTGAAGAGGCAGTAAAAAGACTTCCCTATGCATTACCTTATGAATATGTAGCATTTGACGATACCAATGACACAGGGCGTGCAGGGTATAATGATTTTGTGTACCAAGTTTATCTCCAG AAATATGATATAGCAATTGGGGACATAACAATCAGTTTTAATAGAACTTCCTATGTCGACTTCACTCTACCATACACAGAATCGGGAGTGGCAATGGTTGTTCCATTAAGAAATTCCAACAATAGAAACGCACTGGTCTTCTTGCAGCCACTATCACGTGATCTGTGGTTCAAAAGCATAATTTTATTTATCTACACAGGAGTTGTTGTGTGGTTATTGGAGTTTCTAGGCAACAAGACAAATGTTCGTCGACTGACTGTCGGCAAGCCTGGGATTATGATCTTCTTTTCTCTATTTGGAGACA CGGACGGAGTGGAACGCTTCCTATCTCGGACTGTTTTGATTGTATGGGTATTTTGCTTCCTTCTCCTTGGGTCATCTTACACTGCGAACTTGACAACAATGATGACTATACAGCAGTTTAATTCGAATGTAACTGATATTCATGTGCTCCGGAAAAGCGGGGAATATGTAGGATACCGTAATGGAAGCTACGTTGGGAATCTATTGAAAACACTTGGTTTTAGTAAGTCAAAGATCAAGTCCTATAATTCCACAGATGAACTCAAAATTGCACTCTCCATGGGAAGCAAAAATGGTGGTATTGCTGCCTATGTGCATGAAGTCCCGTACATCAAATTATTTCTTGCGGAGAACAGCCAGGCGTACACTATGGTTGGACCATTTTACAGGACAGCGGGATTTGGATTT GCATTACCAAAAGGATCTCCTCTACTTGGAGACATATCAAAGGCAATCCTCGACATAGTAGAGGGGGACACTATCATTCAAATAGGGAAAAAATGGATGGGTGGATATCAAGACAAGCACAACAACGAACGCCTTCCGTCCATTCCAGATCAACTCACCACTGATAGGTTTCAGGTGCCGTTCATGTTTACTGCAGCTGTCTCAACTTCTTCCCTTTTGATAGCTGTGATCACTTATTTGTACGAAAAGAAGAAAGAGCGAATGACTAACATGCAAGGTAACCAAAATGGAGATGGAGTAGAAGGAAACGACAAAACACAAGACGGAAACGAAAGAGGCAGAGTTCAAGGGCATGACCAGCTTGAAGCAGGCAGAGATCAAAATgaccagcaacaagaagaaACTGGTTCAGCTGTCATTTATAGGAATGAAAAAACTCTTAGCTCAAGAGTGGTGCATATCTCAAGTTCAGCCCGTTACTAG